CGTAAAAAGAGCTGAGCTTGATTTAATAAAAGATAAAAATATATATTCAAATAAATCTTGTTTTAAAGAAAAGCAAAATAAATTAAAAGAAATTTTAATGAATATTCAAAAAGAATTAGAAAAAAATGGGTACAAGACTGAACAATTAAAAACAAATTTCCAAAAAATATACGAAAATTACAAATATAAACCCCATTTTATTATTGAAAATCATAAATATAACGATTTAAATAACATAAAGCGAAAATTAAAAAAATCAATTGAAATAAAAAAAGAATATTCTCAACAAAATTGTCAGAATTTAAAAATAAACATTTTTAATATCCTTATTGAACAACTAAAAAAAGAAGAAAAAATTAAAGTTATAAAGCCAATTATAAAAAAATATTTGAATAACAAAAAGATAATAGAATACAATAAAGTATTTGGTACGTATTATTCCGAATTACTAGAGCTAATAAAAAATCAAAAAAATTCTTTAACAAAAGAAGAATTTAACAAAAAGGCTGTATGAAGATTTAACATGGAAAATGTAATTGATTCTATGGAAAAAGGCAAATGTAAAGTTGAATGTCAAAATAAAGAACGGTTTATTAAGATTGAAAAAGAAAATGGTAAAGCAATGTACCATACAAAAATAATGATGGATATTTATAAATTTGGAGTTTATGAAAAAAAACATGAATTTAGATTATCATTGAGAGCCTTATTTAATGGAGAAAGAATTGTTGAAGAAACTCACTTATACCCAATTAAAGAAGGAGATAAGTTTATTGGCATTTTTTATGGCTACAGAAAATCAATAAAAAAACCCCTAATAAAATATCAATTAAACGGGACTAGAAAAGCTTATGCGTTGGCAAGGGCATATTATATGGAATTTAGATTTAAAGCCGGAAGTGTTTTTTGCTATTTTAAGGGACTGTATCGTTTATTAGATAAAAAAAGAACAGACAATCACTATAACAAAGTTTTATTTAGTATGTTTACAGATTTAGAACAACAAGTATATAAATTTTATGGGAAAAAATACCCCGAACAAGGACCACTAATAAAATGGATACTAAAAAACCTAAAATAATAACAATTGCCTCAATTAAGGGCGGTGTTGGCAAGAGCACCAGTTCAATAATATTTGCAACTTTGCTAGCCCAAGAATATAAAGTATTATTAATAGATATAGATACTCAAGCATCTACTACTAGTTATTTTTATAAAGAAATTACAAATCAAAAGATTAATGTTGTAAGCAAAAACATATACAGAGTATTAAAAGAAAAATTAGATATAAATAATGCAATTGTAAATGTTAAACACAACTTGGATCTAATACCAAGTTATTTAAGTTTGCATAAATTTTCAAGCGAATTTATTCCCCTTAAAGAGTTGAGATTGAAGGATAATTTATTTTTTTTAAAACAGAATTACGATTATATAATAATGGATACTAATCCAAGCTTAGATTTTACTTTATCTAATGCTTTAATGACTAGCAATTGTATAATAGTTCCAATGACAGCCGAAAAATGGGCAATAGAAAGTTTGGAGTTATTAGAATTTTATATTAAGAATTTAAAAATAAAAATTCCAATTTTTCTTCTTATAACGAGATTTAAAAAAAACAATACTCATAAAGAGCTATTAAAACATGTTAAATCTAAAAAAGGATTTTTAGGAATTGTTCATGAGAGAGAAGATTTGAATAAGAAAATTACTAGTAATGATGAATTTGATATGACTAAAGACTATATTGATGAATATAAAGAAGCATTATCAAAATTTTTTGATATGCATGGGAAATATATTATAAAGAATTGTCCGTAATCTGGACATTTTTAGAATAAAGGAAATTTTTTATGAAAATAGAATTAAACAAAAGAGTTTTATCAGAAAAAATAGATCCTGATGTTGAAAAAAAAATTGTTACCAATGAAGATGCAATTATTCATTACAACTTTTTAAAGGATAGATTAAAGGCAAATTTTAGAAAAGAAATATTTCATAAGGTGGACAATATTAGAATTTTAAAGGAAATAAAAGATAATGAATACTATAAACTTGATGGTTATAAAAGTTTTAATGCTTTTATAAAAGATTATAATATAGCAAGAAGTCAAGCTTATAATTATTTAAAATTAGCAGCTGCTTTGCAAAAGGGAATTCTTAAAGAGGACTATGTAATAGAAAATGGCATTCATAATTCTCTTAATTTAATACACGGCAAAGAAAGTTCAACATTTAAAAGATCTAAAAAAAATCCAATCAAACCGTTAAGATTTCAACTTAAAACTAAAGAAAGCTATGATTTTTATAAAAACAATGCTAACTTTACAAGTTTTATGATGCATGAGATTTTTGAAAATCAAAAAGATTTGATTAATAAACTCTTAAAGAAGTATAAGCAGTTAAAAGGATAGTTTATGAGCAATTTAGCATACAGAACATACAATATAGAAAGCATAAAAAATGAATTTTTAAACATAGGGTTTAGTGAGGATACAATAGATTTTGTTTTACTTCATAATAACAATTACAATTTTGAATTTTTAGAAGAGAAAATGATCTATGTAGAAAAGAATTTAAATGCTAGAATAGACAATGTAGAAAAAAGTTTAAACGAAAAACTTAGTATGGGGAATAGTCTAATATATTTTATGATATTAACAACAGCAATGCTTGGACCGATTTTAAATACTTTATTTATGAAATATTTGCAAGGTGGCAAATATTTCATAACATATAATGTACTTTTTTAGCATTATACTACAATATTGATAGATATTATTAAAAAGTGACACTTAATTTTTGATATTTTATAAATTAGAACTTATGACAAATACAAATTGATTTTAATTTTAAGTTGGACTATACTTAGCTTTTAAAAAAGTGTCTTTTTAAAATTGTTTAACAGTAAATTTACTTAAGTTCCTAACCTTATTAAGTTCTTTAACAAGAGAAGGAAAAGAATTTAAAGCAACTTCAAAGCGTATATTTAAGTTTAAATAGTAAATAGTTTTACTACAATTTAAAATTGTTTTTTACGCACTTATAAGCTTGAATCTTGTTTGTAGAAGAAAGTCTATAGATAT
The window above is part of the Borrelia maritima genome. Proteins encoded here:
- a CDS encoding DUF226 domain-containing protein, which produces MENVIDSMEKGKCKVECQNKERFIKIEKENGKAMYHTKIMMDIYKFGVYEKKHEFRLSLRALFNGERIVEETHLYPIKEGDKFIGIFYGYRKSIKKPLIKYQLNGTRKAYALARAYYMEFRFKAGSVFCYFKGLYRLLDKKRTDNHYNKVLFSMFTDLEQQVYKFYGKKYPEQGPLIKWILKNLK
- a CDS encoding ParA family protein translates to MDTKKPKIITIASIKGGVGKSTSSIIFATLLAQEYKVLLIDIDTQASTTSYFYKEITNQKINVVSKNIYRVLKEKLDINNAIVNVKHNLDLIPSYLSLHKFSSEFIPLKELRLKDNLFFLKQNYDYIIMDTNPSLDFTLSNALMTSNCIIVPMTAEKWAIESLELLEFYIKNLKIKIPIFLLITRFKKNNTHKELLKHVKSKKGFLGIVHEREDLNKKITSNDEFDMTKDYIDEYKEALSKFFDMHGKYIIKNCP
- a CDS encoding chromosome replication/partitioning protein, with product MKIELNKRVLSEKIDPDVEKKIVTNEDAIIHYNFLKDRLKANFRKEIFHKVDNIRILKEIKDNEYYKLDGYKSFNAFIKDYNIARSQAYNYLKLAAALQKGILKEDYVIENGIHNSLNLIHGKESSTFKRSKKNPIKPLRFQLKTKESYDFYKNNANFTSFMMHEIFENQKDLINKLLKKYKQLKG
- the bdr gene encoding Bdr family repetitive protein; the encoded protein is MSNLAYRTYNIESIKNEFLNIGFSEDTIDFVLLHNNNYNFEFLEEKMIYVEKNLNARIDNVEKSLNEKLSMGNSLIYFMILTTAMLGPILNTLFMKYLQGGKYFITYNVLF